The Lycium ferocissimum isolate CSIRO_LF1 chromosome 8, AGI_CSIRO_Lferr_CH_V1, whole genome shotgun sequence DNA segment TTAATCCCAAGTTATCTTCATTAAGTAACTAAGAAACATACAATTCATGTGCTATTACAGAAACATCTCTCATGAATCTATTGACTTGTACATGTGTATTGTTATGGGCCGCCTTCGTTGTGCCTTGGCGCCCACAACCCTACGCGCCCCGAGCGGGCCAAGCGAGTGTCGCAGGCGACATGCGCTGACGATGGGCTCCGATATGCTGTAGCCAACAAGCATCTAGATATGTTGTATTGCATATCCTAAGAGTGCCAAGGAAGTTTAGCAAGGATTTGGGATGAGCCTAAGGGCCTTGTCGGTGGACGACCAACCACATGCGAGCCTGAGTGTCAGTCCCGTGCGTTTCCGAGCTATGGATGGAATTTTGGGATTTAGGGTGAGAGGACCCTTCCTAGGATGTTAAGGAATGTGCTTACTCAGTTTGGCGTCATTTGAAGATTGTTTACCTATGGGCTTGACTTAGCCAAGAAGCAGTGTCAGTACCGAAGCTTCCGAAGGCTATATCTCGTTCCACGAGTGTGGGAATGGGATGAAACTTCATAGAGGAGTGAAGGAAGTCAAGAGGAAGAATTAGGAACAGACGGCGCGTCATTTGGAGTTCGGATCAATGAGAAAGGCCCATCATGATTCTCGGGCAAAAGGATGTCTAGTGGAGAAACTTGGGTTTATTTCTTTAAAACATATATAAGGGGGGTAGAGGTGTCTAAAGCTCAGTCAGCCTCCTCCGTGCTGCTAGCCAGTCGCACCAAGTGAGCAACCTTGAGGGAGGACCTTAAGGGCCTGTAGGCATCTCAGAGGAGTGTCCTAGGTATCCATACGAGTTGGGCAACTCTATGGACAGTGCCATGCCTGCGGGCCAGCGTTGGGCGCACAACGAGTGCCGGAGGCTTGACGTATGGACTGATTATGCCCTGCGGGCTATTCTTATTAATGTTAAAGACTCTGTCGATTGAGTACTCGAGGCACCACTCTTAAGAGCCTCGTGTATTGGCTTGTGAGCTTGGCTTGGATTCAGCCTTGCAAGCAAGGGTCTATTGGCCTAGACGTGCAGTCGTGGGGTGACGCTGCACTACAAGGGATGGAAGTATGTTGCGAGGGCTATGTTGCCAATGCCATGAGACAACCATGGGCATATAAAAGAGAATCGCACATGACAAAGGCCAAGGATTGGAAGTTTCCCTACTCGGGCCGGGCACAAGGCAAGTGCCAAGCTAGAGGATTGGCCTGTGCGCGCAGGAGCGACGTTCAGTGTCAGGCGGGGGACATGCATGTCCGTAGCCAACCCAAGGGGTGCCCATAGACGAGACCCCGCATATGAAATGCGCCACGGGAGTATGAGATCAATACAAGGCTGAAGCCTTGACATAAACGGGCGGCACAAGGAAAGCTAAGCCTCTGAGGCAAGCTTCATCATAGGCACCGGGTCGTGCCAAGAAAACCTGGGATAAAGAAAGGCTGGCTTGTAGTCAGGTGGGACTACGGGCGCCGCACGGGCTATTTGTGTGCCGCTGCCGCTTAGGAGGAGTCGGCCCGTGACAGTATGCATGCTGTTTTGTTTTTGCGGTTTGTTCTATTAAGTTTTAAAGAGGCATTATGTACATTTGAGAGTATTGTGACGTGTAGAATTTATACATTCTGCTTTGCTTCCTACTATTATCACCTTCCAGCAGTCTAAAGGTGTTCTTTTTGGGTTTCACTGCTTTGTGGCTATGATAAAGCATAGCAGAATTCTTACGGTAATTTTATATTAACTATTTCTGTGCTCGGACGGTCATGTAATGTTGTGGTGCTAATGGGTTGctgttatattttattattttttcagcCTTAAATTTAAGTTTTCCTTATTTCCTGTGGTAAAACTTTTCAGGTTGAAACTGTTGCTCAATTTGGTGTAATCTTTCTTCTATTTGCATTGGGCTTAGAGTTTTCCACAGCAAAGGTTGGCTTTTGTTTGTTGAAGTGAAGACATTTTGTCGTTTATCTTATATATTGAAAGTGGAAGTGCAATTTATCTTGTAATTGCAGCTTCGCATCGTACGAGCTGTTGCAGTGTTAGGAGGGTCACTCCAGATAATTCTCTTCATGTGTTTGTGTGGAATAACAGCCTCGGTAtgcaattttaattttcacctATTTGGATCTATTGTTATGACTACTTCAGCTTTATTAATCTTCTTCCCTGAAAAGCTTTTCATCTAAAACCTTTTTTATCTAAATGTTTTGAGGCTCCAAACTTGCAAATATAAGCTGTATGATTATTTCTTTCGATGATGCCACCTCATCTTAACCATGATTGTTGATAACTTGCAGTTATGCGGTGGGAAGGCATCTGAGGGTGTTTTTGTTGGTGTCTTCTTGTCAATGTCTTCGACAGCAGTGGCAAGCCCCTGTGGAATTTGACTTTATCCTTCCAATTGAATTTATTGGACCACTAAGTATTTTGTCATGGACACTTATAGCATCTTTCCCACTAGGGGTGAGAATTGGGAATAGTTCTACCAAATAATTCAAGTTCATATAAGGTGTACTTTAGGAGAGAAATGGGTTAGTTTACCAGTAATACAATAATTTACTATTTTGTAATTTAGGGAGAAGTAGGAAAATGTCACCGGGAATGCACAAATCATTTTCTATATTGGGTTTCATAAGTTTCAACCCTATCTAGTTGGTTTTACAAAATGCTAGGAGCTCCGTTTAGTGCCGGAAGACTGGGACTGGAAGTGATcgaattttaaaaagaaatgcATTTGACCGAATAATctttgatataagtatattACAGAAGTATATTACAGAAAATTGTGGAATGAGATGCACTTAAACTCTGGCACAATCACAAGAAAAGATGGCGAAAGCTTACCATTTACTGGAAGTCTGGAAGTGATAGGATTTTAAAGAAATGCATTTTGACTGAATAATCCTAGAAACAAGTGTATTACAGAAAATTATGTAATGGGATTTACTTAAATTTTCAATTACAAGAAACGATGATAAAAGCTTACCATTTCTTCTGCCTCTTGTTTTGTGCTTAATTTGTTGCTAAAGATGTAATTTCAAACATTGTCTCGGAATTCCCTTTTACAAGAGAAGCATTATTTCTTGGATATTCTCTAGGATTTCCGGTTATCTCAATCCTATATGGATTTCTTTCTCGAACACACATTTGCCACCTTAAAATAATAATAGATATAACGGGAAAAGTGAGAAAGGAATGAATGGGCATTCCATATAAGCAGATTCTGTATTGAGAAGGAACCCTATCTTGAATCTTGAATCCACTTGTTCGGTGTTACTCAGGAAAATATTGAATTAGACACATTGTGCAGTAGCTTGTAAAGTTATATTAACTTACTGAAGAATATTGTATCTTGCTGAATCACAGGTGTTGAAATTTTTTATGGAAAGAAATAGTGTTAACACCCTCTATGGGCAAGTCACCGTTGGAATCCTTATTCTGCAGGTGTGTCTTAGCTTCTCATCTTTGTTTTTGTGATATTGCTATCATTAGATGATAATTATGCCGCCTTATTTTTCTCATGGATGGGTTATAGTTACGCTAACAATTTTCGATGCTTATTGTATTTCCTGAGTACTTCCTCTATTGAGCTTTTGAGATGATTCTCGCTGACAGGATTGTACAGTAGGTTTGCTATTTGCACTGCTTCCTATTCTTGGTGGTACTTCTGGTGTTTTTCAAGGAATGGCTTCCATGGCAAAATTGTAAGCAACGTTGTTcgaaaaagttttgaaattggAATGCGAACTCAAATCTGTGACACCATTATATGTTACCATTGTCAAAACAAAAATCTGTGACACCATTATGCTGTTATATGAATTGATTGAAATCGTTGAATGTCCATAATGCAATATATGCTCTAACATAGTCTTCCATGGTGCTAATGATTTATCATTCATTACCAGATTCTGGTGCCAAATAAAAGAATTCTCAAGTTATTGTTATTACCTTATCTTAATTTCTAACGTTCTAAGCATGATTATAGATAAGTTTAGGCCGACGATTGTCCTGTATCAGCTGGACTTGTGTGACGAAATAGAACTCAGCTGGCTGAGTCATTTCAAATTAGTTTGGACCTGCTACTGCTGGTCCAGCTTTCATTTAGTGTTCCTAACTTGTCAGGCTAAATCATGATGTTATTTTGACCATAAGCACTCCTTTATGGGGGGCCTAAGATGTATATGTCATAGACAAAGTGACACAACCTAAATATTCTCGGACGAATTTCATTTTGTTGTACATACAATTTGAATTCTATTTTTGATACTCCCTTCTACCCTGCAAATCCTTTCCTGATTTTCTTTTCGATCTTCTGACGCTATTGAATTTATTGAATGTTTTAAAGGTTCATCATGCCCTTAATGTGCTACTTTCCTTTGGATTACAGATTGGTGGTTTTATTACTGTTCTTGACCTCTTTGTCGATGCTATGCCGCACTTGCGTACCTTGGTTTCTTAGACTGATGATAGGCCTATCATCACAGGTGAGTTTGCATTTGGTTGAATAATGCATGATTTTACTGTCACTTTCGTTTCCTTGGATGACTTTGAATCTTTGATTTACTGGAATACTATGCAGACTAATGAACTGTACCAACTTGCATCTGTCGCTTTCTGCTTGCTTGTTGCTGGGGTTTGTCTTCCTTTTCTATCTCTGAATTGCGTGCCCATGCACTCTGacttccctttttccttttaactATTCATCCTGATAGCTTTTCAGTTAATCACTTCTCAAACATCTGCTAGTAAGTTTTAGAAAGCATATGCTAGTAAGCACACATGGCAGAATAAAATGGGTTGTTGTATCTTGTCAGTGTAGTGATAAGCTGGGTTTAAGTCTTGAACTGGGTTCTTTTGCTGCTGGAGTAATGATATCAACTACTGATCTGGCTCCGCATACTCTTGAACAGGTTCAATCTTATGTACATTTCATACGCGCATTGCATTTGGTCTTAAATCTTCCGTTGTTTGCCAGAGGTCATTTTCTGTCTGCATAGGAATGTACTTCACTGTAAAGAGAAGTGATATTTAGAGAACCTGTAGTTTCTAAAGAACTCCTAGTTTGCCTTAGAAGTCAATTCTTTGGTATAAAGCGGGCACTGAATTGAAGCTAATAGATGATTTTATAACTGCCAAtactagtttgggattggagATATAGTTGAACGATTTATTGGCTACTGTTTGTCATGTTTCTCTTCCCTAGCTACTGGGATGGCTTCGCGAGCATGCTTAATTAGGCATGAAACTGAAGGACATATGCTACTTAAGGTTTAATAGGCATCATCTTTTTTTGTTGCGCCCTGAATCCTCAGCATCAGTCGCCCTTATAATCTGAGCGAATAATTGCTGCACCAGTTCCAGCAAAAGTTTAGCGTGCTGAATTTGTGGACTTAAGTCTTAACTAGTTCTTAGCTTTTGCTTAGATTTGTAACTGTCATTTCCACAACGTGTCATGGGTCTTGCCTCTTAGTGGTGTTTTCATTTGTTGCAGGTTGAACCAATCCGGAACTTCTTTGCTGCTCTTTTCCTATCCAGCATTGGAATGCTTATCCATGTCCATTTTCTCTGGAATCATATCGATATTTTGCTGGCAGCTGTTATATTGGTCGTCATCATAAAAACTATTGTGGTTGCTGCAGTTGTCAAGGGTTTCGGTTACACCAACAAAGCTGCACTTCTTGTAAGTAGTCCAAACTCTTTGGCCGGAGAGTTTGCTCTAGTGGTAGATATCCCTTTTACCTCTATGAGGTTGGGTTTTGAGTCACCAAGGGGAAAAAGCGGAGAATACCACTGTGGCCCCTGGGCAGGAGGGTTCGGGTGTGTAGGGTTTCCAAATAAAAGAAGTATTCTTGAGAACTGTTTTATGTCTACCGATAGTAAAATGTTGCTTCCTTGCTTCCTAAATGAAGCAGTTGTTGAAAAGCTGTATTTGTACCTCTAGCTTTGCATTACGAAGTTCTTTTTTGAACGGTATCCCCAGGTTGGAATGTCTCTGGCTCAAATAGGGGAGTTTGCGTTTGTTCTTCTCAGTCGCGCTTCAAATGTTCATCTAATTGAGGTAGTGCTTAGTTAAGTACTCTGCTAAGAAGAAATTGAAAGTTCTCTTCTATTAGTTTGTATGCTCATATGATGTCATGTGTTATTTTAAGTAGCATAGGGAGGAACATCTGTTTAGAAGATTGGGATTGtaaatgattttatatatttcaGGGATAATCCGTGGTTTCTGGTTTCCTTTTGCACTCATGAGGTCCCTATTTTGTATAGAGATTGGTTATCTTTACTAGAGAACTGTATCTTGTATATGAGTTTTACTCTTTTACATCTACAAAATTACTTACCTTATTGACAAAGGAACATCTGTGTGAAGCATGAAATCAAAGTAGATCAAGTAAAATTACTCGTAATGCTTTGCTTGCTGCCactcctttatgtaatttcaaTCAAGGTTGTTGTTATGAACTGATGACCTTGAGATGAGTGATGGAATTTGGTCACTGCTGCAGGGTAAAGTGTATATGCTGCTTCTGGGAACAACTGCACTTAGCCTGGTATGTAAAATGTGTTGCTTTCTCCATTTTTGACAAAAATAGAAATGTGCACTTTTGTGACTTCTATATATTCTCAGTAAGTCTGTTTTGGTTGTTGGCACTTAAGTTAAATGGGTTCTGTGCACTGCAGTCTCTGAGCACACCATACTTTTTGAGCATAGCATTAATATGCCTCGATATGTACCTCTCATTTCGGATGCTTTATGTTTCGATGAGTAGCGTCAATCTGTGAAATGTCTGTTTGCATGGGCTGGGATGTAGAAAGTTGACTCATCTGATGAGTGCTTTTTATTTAACTGGCCCATTCAAAAACCTGTTGTTGCATGCTCAATGCTCGTGCCTTTTTGAGGAAAGAGAAGCTGCATCTGAAAGATGCTTCAGACTTGTGGCATTTTTGCATGCTGAATTAAGGGGTTTTCTTTTATTCCATTTTAGAAGGGTTGTTAGTGAAAATTCTTGAACGATGATCggattaaaaatataaaatactgAAGTTTGTTCCTGGATAGCTTTACCAAGATACTATTGTCTGGTGTACATTTGTGTGGCTAAATTCAAGGTGAGTTAGCTGTGGACCAATGTATTTGCAGAAAAGGGGCATTAGAAGTTTCTACACGAGAATGAGAAATCTTTTGTAGATGACATAATCTATTTTCCCTCGGTTCTAGCCCAAACAAATAAAAGGGTTCTCAGTTTATTGAGGTCAAATATATAAAGTGAAAGGAAAGAACAAAAGTATAATGTGAGAGTATCATTAAGTTGTATATCTAAAAGGGCTTACCAAAGCTAGTTTGGGCTTGGGTCTTACACGTCCCATATCCTGCTTTACTTAATAAGCTCCGTTGTCAACAAAAGTAGCCGAGGTTTCTTAGTATGCTTAGTTTGCTAGTCCATTCTGGAAGTCTCAGTTTTGGATCTTTCCCCGTTTGTCATTAAGTTGCTGCTGGTTATTATCTTTGAATTGCCTGGTCCAGATTTCTGTAAGCTAACCTCAAACTAGCACTGATGAGCCTCTACATGGGCTGTTCCATTTATTGTGGTGGGTAGGACAATAATTTGAGTAACTGTTATATTTTATCAAACAATTATTTTTGCTCACTCCAACACATTTCTGCAGGTTACAACACCGTTGCTATTCAAGCTAATTCCTGCTGTTGTGCACCTTGGAGTTCTACTGCGATGGTTTTCCCCTGATATACCAAATGAGGTAGCTCTTTCCTTAATTATAGCTGATTCTCTCTCAGTTTTATCAGCCTGCACACTTTTAATGGTTTTTCTCGGAATACTCGGGTTGGCTAAAAGTTTTGAGGTAtcttcaaaatgattttttttttatcccagATTGGATCTAAAGGAGAAATCATGCGTCCAGACAGTTCTAAGCGTATTACTGTGCTGAT contains these protein-coding regions:
- the LOC132066522 gene encoding K(+) efflux antiporter 4-like, with translation MPMRGGLCCFLIILSFFVFFSSADPVPGRDSDNGVVVVNTSAEFINSSRSEEVFVFAELYYLHVPITSTNTGIEVPVGLRTITSVSAIDHGSFNNSVAEQEFYFLTIDLFPSTVEYAFLKHFISQAVLETVARVKFKKNETNEEKSFSVFNLDNDNGAEDTPTLIDRKDNVFIMSNPKSKFPVLQLDLRLISDLVVVIVSATCGGIAFACAGQPIITGYLLAGSIIGPGGLNIISELVQPCKQGSIGLDVQSWGDAALQGMEQSKGVLFGFHCFVAMIKHSRILTVETVAQFGVIFLLFALGLEFSTAKLRIVRAVAVLGGSLQIILFMCLCGITASLCGGKASEGVFVGVFLSMSSTAVVLKFFMERNSVNTLYGQVTVGILILQDCTVGLLFALLPILGGTSGVFQGMASMAKLLVVLLLFLTSLSMLCRTCVPWFLRLMIGLSSQTNELYQLASVAFCLLVAGCSDKLGLSLELGSFAAGVMISTTDLAPHTLEQVEPIRNFFAALFLSSIGMLIHVHFLWNHIDILLAAVILVVIIKTIVVAAVVKGFGYTNKAALLVGMSLAQIGEFAFVLLSRASNVHLIEGKVYMLLLGTTALSLVTTPLLFKLIPAVVHLGVLLRWFSPDIPNEIGSKGEIMRPDSSKRITVLIQGPHDS